The Thermotoga sp. Mc24 genome includes a window with the following:
- a CDS encoding DUF4416 family protein, whose product MGEVKVPDMVNLVMFIFASHIDYWFNEVRPVLEGRFGPMDYISDVLDFEKYTLYYSEEMGQGLKGRLVSFERLVHPFQLADIKRETNEIEKMFSIEGKRKVNIDPGYIHHTQFVLASTKHWGNRIYIGKGIYAEVTLVYVRGEFRHMEFTYPNYREEEYKKHLEKIRELYLKKRRKMMK is encoded by the coding sequence ATGGGAGAAGTGAAGGTACCTGACATGGTGAATCTTGTGATGTTCATATTCGCATCGCACATAGATTACTGGTTCAACGAAGTGAGGCCCGTTCTCGAAGGACGTTTTGGGCCCATGGATTACATTTCGGATGTTCTCGATTTCGAGAAGTACACTCTTTACTATTCGGAAGAAATGGGACAGGGTTTGAAGGGAAGACTTGTGAGTTTTGAAAGACTCGTCCATCCTTTCCAGCTGGCGGATATAAAGCGCGAAACCAACGAGATAGAAAAGATGTTCTCGATCGAAGGAAAGAGAAAAGTCAACATAGATCCAGGATACATTCATCACACTCAGTTCGTTCTCGCTTCCACCAAACACTGGGGGAACCGCATCTACATAGGCAAAGGAATCTACGCTGAGGTGACGCTGGTTTACGTGCGGGGAGAATTCAGACACATGGAGTTCACCTATCCAAATTACAGAGAAGAAGAGTACAAAAAGCATCTTGAAAAGATCAGGGAGCTGTACCTCAAAAAGAGGAGGAAAATGATGAAGTGA